The Longimicrobium sp. genome segment AACTGGATGATCGGCGGGATCCGGCCGCCCACCCGCTCCCCGGCCTCCTTGTTGTTCATCCGGCGGGTCTGGAGGAACCGGGTCTCCACGCCGTTCACGTCGGGCTCGACGTAGATCCACGCGGTCACGTCCATCAGGTACGGGATCTGCGTGGCCAGCTGGCCCTGGAGGTAGGGGCGCATGGTCCCCTGCTGGTCCTCCTTGGTCATGGAGGTCAGCACGACGGCCTCCAGCGGCTTGGTCGGGTGCATCGTGAGGTCCCGGAGGTCCCGCACGAAGCCGCCGACCTCGCGGAGCGCAGCGCCCCAGTCCTGGATCTTCATCTGCTCACGGCCGGAGGCGTGCTCGACGTAGCGGTACTGAAGCTCCGAGATCGAGTCCACCGTGGCGGACCGGAACGGGTGCTCCCCCTGCTTCAGCCAGTCCAGCACCTGGAGGGCGGTGGACCAGTTGCGGGTCGGCACGACGGCCGTGTCCCACTCGGGCTCACCCTTGACGATCTTCGGCGCGGGAGGCGGTCCGACGATCGGGTCCCAGATGATCGACTTGATCGGCAGGAACCGGGCGGCGCTCTCCACGTCCAGCATCACGCGGGGCCAGGGGGTGGAGGCCCCCAGCAGCGACTTCCCCGCCTTGCTCGGTCCGTGGACCAGCATGGAGAGGGCGTTGACGGTGGTCATCGGGCTCCGTTTCCGAGCCCGGTCAGTTCAGTGTTCAGTGATCGAGATCGTCTGATTCTGAGTCTGATTCGGGTTCGTGTTGTTGTTGATCGTGTTGACATAACCTACCGCACTCTGCGGCAGGAAGCTACTAGGGGCCCCAGACCGAGAACAGCGTGTCCGGCGGGTAGGTGCAGACGCCGGAGGTCGTGCAGACGT includes the following:
- a CDS encoding AAA family ATPase — translated: MTTVNALSMLVHGPSKAGKSLLGASTPWPRVMLDVESAARFLPIKSIIWDPIVGPPPAPKIVKGEPEWDTAVVPTRNWSTALQVLDWLKQGEHPFRSATVDSISELQYRYVEHASGREQMKIQDWGAALREVGGFVRDLRDLTMHPTKPLEAVVLTSMTKEDQQGTMRPYLQGQLATQIPYLMDVTAWIYVEPDVNGVETRFLQTRRMNNKEAGERVGGRIPPIIQLPQVTGDTEDEIRAKNVTFEKLIKMVYKGRGIAAPAHTGPTQNETPVDTAGDANTTTEQGSN